Proteins encoded within one genomic window of Tamandua tetradactyla isolate mTamTet1 chromosome 11, mTamTet1.pri, whole genome shotgun sequence:
- the CDC34 gene encoding ubiquitin-conjugating enzyme E2 R1 isoform X1 has product MARPLVPSSQKALLLELKGLQEEPVEGFRVTLVDEGDLYNWEVAIFGPPNTYYEGGYFKARLKFPIDYPYSPPAFRFLTKMWHPNIYETGDVCISILHPPVDDPQSGELPSERWNPTQNVRLGAPRLWAVPEASAGPLLPRTILLSVISLLNEPNTFSPANVDASVMYRKWKESKGKDREYTDIIRKQVLGTKVDAERDGVKVPTTLAEYCVKTKAPAPDEGSDLFYDDYYEDGEVEEEADSCFGDDEDDSGNEES; this is encoded by the exons aTGGCCCGGCCGCTGGTGCCTAGCTCGCAGAAGGCGCTACTGCTCGAGCTCAAGGGGCTGCAAGAGGAGCCGGTCGAAGGTTTTCGGGTGACGCTGGTGGACGAGGGCGACCTGTACAACTGGGAGGTGGCTATCTTCGGGCCCCCCAACACCTATTACGAGGGCGGCTACTTCAAG GCTCGCCTCAAGTTCCCTATCGACTACCCGTACTCACCACCTGCATTTCGGTTCCTGACAAAGATGTGGCACCCAAACATCTACGAG ACGGGGGACGTGTGCATCTCCATTCTCCACCCACCAGTTGACGACCCCCAGAGTGGGGAGCTGCCGTCAGAGCGGTGGAATCCCACCCAGAATGTCAG GCTGGGTGCCCCAAGACTCTGGGCAGTCCCTGAGGCCAGCGCTGGCCCACTGCTCCCCAGGACCATCCTGCTGAGTGTGATCTCCCTTCTCAACGAGCCCAACACCTTCTCGCCGGCCAATGTGGATGCCTCCGTGATGTATAGGAAGTGGAAGGAGAGCAAAGGGAAGGACCGGGAGTACACAGACATTATCCG GAAGCAGGTCCTGGGGACCAAGGTGGACGCGGAGCGCGATGGCGTGAAGGTGCCCACCACGCTAGCTGAGTACTGCGTGAAGACCAAGGCCCCGGCACCGGACGAGGGCTCGGACCTCTTCTACGACGACTACTATGAGGACGGCgaggtggaggaggaggcagaCAGCTGCTTCGGGGACGACGAGGACGACTCAGGCAATGAGGAGTCCTGA
- the CDC34 gene encoding ubiquitin-conjugating enzyme E2 R1 isoform X3 produces the protein MARPLVPSSQKALLLELKGLQEEPVEGFRVTLVDEGDLYNWEVAIFGPPNTYYEGGYFKARLKFPIDYPYSPPAFRFLTKMWHPNIYETGDVCISILHPPVDDPQSGELPSERWNPTQNVRLGAPRLWAVPEASAGPLLPRTILLSVISLLNEPNTFSPANVDASVMYRKWKESKGKDREYTDIIRRSWGPRWTRSAMA, from the exons aTGGCCCGGCCGCTGGTGCCTAGCTCGCAGAAGGCGCTACTGCTCGAGCTCAAGGGGCTGCAAGAGGAGCCGGTCGAAGGTTTTCGGGTGACGCTGGTGGACGAGGGCGACCTGTACAACTGGGAGGTGGCTATCTTCGGGCCCCCCAACACCTATTACGAGGGCGGCTACTTCAAG GCTCGCCTCAAGTTCCCTATCGACTACCCGTACTCACCACCTGCATTTCGGTTCCTGACAAAGATGTGGCACCCAAACATCTACGAG ACGGGGGACGTGTGCATCTCCATTCTCCACCCACCAGTTGACGACCCCCAGAGTGGGGAGCTGCCGTCAGAGCGGTGGAATCCCACCCAGAATGTCAG GCTGGGTGCCCCAAGACTCTGGGCAGTCCCTGAGGCCAGCGCTGGCCCACTGCTCCCCAGGACCATCCTGCTGAGTGTGATCTCCCTTCTCAACGAGCCCAACACCTTCTCGCCGGCCAATGTGGATGCCTCCGTGATGTATAGGAAGTGGAAGGAGAGCAAAGGGAAGGACCGGGAGTACACAGACATTATCCG CAGGTCCTGGGGACCAAGGTGGACGCGGAGCGCGATGGCGTGA
- the CDC34 gene encoding ubiquitin-conjugating enzyme E2 R1 isoform X4, giving the protein MARPLVPSSQKALLLELKGLQEEPVEGFRVTLVDEGDLYNWEVAIFGPPNTYYEGGYFKARLKFPIDYPYSPPAFRFLTKMWHPNIYETGDVCISILHPPVDDPQSGELPSERWNPTQNVRLGAPRLWAVPEASAGPLLPRTILLSVISLLNEPNTFSPANVDASVMYRKWKESKGKDREYTDIIRHCTTQPLFS; this is encoded by the exons aTGGCCCGGCCGCTGGTGCCTAGCTCGCAGAAGGCGCTACTGCTCGAGCTCAAGGGGCTGCAAGAGGAGCCGGTCGAAGGTTTTCGGGTGACGCTGGTGGACGAGGGCGACCTGTACAACTGGGAGGTGGCTATCTTCGGGCCCCCCAACACCTATTACGAGGGCGGCTACTTCAAG GCTCGCCTCAAGTTCCCTATCGACTACCCGTACTCACCACCTGCATTTCGGTTCCTGACAAAGATGTGGCACCCAAACATCTACGAG ACGGGGGACGTGTGCATCTCCATTCTCCACCCACCAGTTGACGACCCCCAGAGTGGGGAGCTGCCGTCAGAGCGGTGGAATCCCACCCAGAATGTCAG GCTGGGTGCCCCAAGACTCTGGGCAGTCCCTGAGGCCAGCGCTGGCCCACTGCTCCCCAGGACCATCCTGCTGAGTGTGATCTCCCTTCTCAACGAGCCCAACACCTTCTCGCCGGCCAATGTGGATGCCTCCGTGATGTATAGGAAGTGGAAGGAGAGCAAAGGGAAGGACCGGGAGTACACAGACATTATCCG CCACTGCACCACCCAGCCATTGTTCTCCTAG
- the CDC34 gene encoding ubiquitin-conjugating enzyme E2 R1 isoform X2, with protein MARPLVPSSQKALLLELKGLQEEPVEGFRVTLVDEGDLYNWEVAIFGPPNTYYEGGYFKARLKFPIDYPYSPPAFRFLTKMWHPNIYETGDVCISILHPPVDDPQSGELPSERWNPTQNVRTILLSVISLLNEPNTFSPANVDASVMYRKWKESKGKDREYTDIIRKQVLGTKVDAERDGVKVPTTLAEYCVKTKAPAPDEGSDLFYDDYYEDGEVEEEADSCFGDDEDDSGNEES; from the exons aTGGCCCGGCCGCTGGTGCCTAGCTCGCAGAAGGCGCTACTGCTCGAGCTCAAGGGGCTGCAAGAGGAGCCGGTCGAAGGTTTTCGGGTGACGCTGGTGGACGAGGGCGACCTGTACAACTGGGAGGTGGCTATCTTCGGGCCCCCCAACACCTATTACGAGGGCGGCTACTTCAAG GCTCGCCTCAAGTTCCCTATCGACTACCCGTACTCACCACCTGCATTTCGGTTCCTGACAAAGATGTGGCACCCAAACATCTACGAG ACGGGGGACGTGTGCATCTCCATTCTCCACCCACCAGTTGACGACCCCCAGAGTGGGGAGCTGCCGTCAGAGCGGTGGAATCCCACCCAGAATGTCAG GACCATCCTGCTGAGTGTGATCTCCCTTCTCAACGAGCCCAACACCTTCTCGCCGGCCAATGTGGATGCCTCCGTGATGTATAGGAAGTGGAAGGAGAGCAAAGGGAAGGACCGGGAGTACACAGACATTATCCG GAAGCAGGTCCTGGGGACCAAGGTGGACGCGGAGCGCGATGGCGTGAAGGTGCCCACCACGCTAGCTGAGTACTGCGTGAAGACCAAGGCCCCGGCACCGGACGAGGGCTCGGACCTCTTCTACGACGACTACTATGAGGACGGCgaggtggaggaggaggcagaCAGCTGCTTCGGGGACGACGAGGACGACTCAGGCAATGAGGAGTCCTGA